One window of Pelmatolapia mariae isolate MD_Pm_ZW linkage group LG18, Pm_UMD_F_2, whole genome shotgun sequence genomic DNA carries:
- the zgc:113531 gene encoding von Willebrand factor C domain-containing protein 2-like, which yields MEKLVRERLSLARGIRTVLLALVLCAQACLGFSVAGQQESTCEANGSIYYMGEWYFLDSDHCTQCECTAEGSVCARTECTSLPAACIHVSHYPTDCCPRCEKIGCEYRGVVYELGQNFQPSECEQCTCDSDGIARCLVADCAPPPCVNPVYQPGKCCPECKEGPNCYVDGSRSKVIPAGEPIWVDSCTKCRCHDGQDAGYWEGNRLATCSRLRNCKPQQPPTQQN from the exons ATGGAAAAGCttgtgagagagcgcctttccTTAGCGCGCGGGATACGCACGGTCCTTCTGGCACTCGTACTTTGCGCGCAGGCTTGTTTAGGCTTTTCGGTCGCTGGACAGCAGGAGAGCACCTGCGAGGCCAATGGCAGCATATACTACATGGGAGAATGGTATTTCCTGGACTCTGATCACTGCACTCAATGTGAGTGCACCGCTGAGGGCTCCGTGTGTGCCCGCACTGAATGCACCTCTCTCCCAGCTGCATGTATCCACGTTAGCCACTACCCCACCGACTGCTGCCCCAGGTGTGAAAAAATTGGGTGTGAGTATCGAGGGGTGGTTTACGAGCTAGGACAGAACTTCCAG ccATCAGAATGTGAGCAGTGCACTTGTGACAGTGATGGCATTGCCCGCTGTCTTGTGGCAGATTGTGCGCCTCCACCATGTGTCAACCCTGTCTATCAGCCTGGGAAGTGCTGCCCTGAATGCAAGGAGG GTCCTAACTGCTATGTTGATGGATCACGCAGTAAAGTGATTCCTGCAGGAGAGCCCATCTGGGTTGACTCCTGCACCAAGTGTCGTTGTCACGACGGCCAAGATGCTGGTTACTGGGAGGGAAACCGCCTCGCCACCTGTTCCCGCCTCAGAAACTGTAAACCTCAACAGCCGCCCACCCAGCAAAACTGA